A single genomic interval of Oncorhynchus mykiss isolate Arlee chromosome 13, USDA_OmykA_1.1, whole genome shotgun sequence harbors:
- the LOC110538808 gene encoding somatostatin receptor type 2-like: MDSWVFPSSLPNLTEEPLMYDSFILGNESTEPNGTYTGDNTFNQTSTMVITFLYFLVCGIGLCGNALVIYVILRYAKMKTVTNIYIMNLAVADVLFMLGLPFIAIQLALVHWPFGAVLCRVVMTVDSLNQFTSIFCLMVMSIDRYLAVVHPIRSTKWRKPRMAKTINLAVWGVSLLVNLPIIIYSGLITKHNSCFCTIVWPEPEEAYYTAFMFYTFVLGFFLPLMVICLCYLLIIIKVKSSGIRVGSTKRKRSERKVTRMVSIVVAVFVFCWLPFYVFNVTSVTGTISTTPFLRSTFAFVVVLGYANSCANPILYAFLSENFKKSFQNVLCRKKVGGLDVIERSDSKQDKSRMMNDPTETQSTLLNGDLQTSI, translated from the exons ATGGACTCCTGGGTGTTCCCCTCCTCGCTCCCCAACCTAACCGAAGAACCCCTGATGTACGACAGCTTTATTCTGGGCAACGAGTCAACGGAACCCAATGGTACCTATACGGGCGACAACACGTTCAACCAGACCAGCACCATGGTCATCACCTTCCTCTACTTCCTGGTGTGTGGTATCGGTCTCTGTGGCAACGCCCTTGTGATCTACGTCATCCTGCGCTACGCCAAGATGAAGACGGTCACTAATATTTACATCATGAATTTGGCAGTCGCAGATGTTCTGTTCATGTTGGGGTTACCGTTCATCGCCATTCAGCTGGCGCTGGTCCACTGGCCGTTCGGTGCGGTGCTGTGTCGCGTGGTCATGACCGTGGACTCACTCAACCAGTTCACCTCCATCTTCTGCCTTATGGTCATGAGCATCGACCGCTACCTGGCCGTTGTGCACCCCATCCGGTCCACCAAGTGGCGCAAGCCACGTATGGCCAAGACCATCAACCTGGCGGTGTGGGGGGTGTCACTCCTGGTCAACCTGCCTATCATAATCTACAGCGGTTTAATCACCAAGCACAACAGTTGCTTCTGTACCATCGTGTGGCCGGAGCCTGAGGAGGCCTACTACACCGCCTTCATGTTCTACACCTTCGTCCTGGGTTTCTTCCTCCCGCTCATGGTCATCTGCCTGTGTTACcttctcatcatcatcaag GTGAAGTCGTCAGGGATCCGTGTCGGGTCCACTAAGAGGAAGCGCTCGGAGAGGAAGGTGACCCGTATGGTGTCCATCGTGGTTGCCGTGTTCGTCTTCTGCTGGCTGCCCTTCTATGTCTTCAATGTGACGTCGGTGACAGGAACCATCTCCACCACGCCCTTCCTGAGAAGCACCTTTGCCTTCGTGGTGGTCCTGGGTTACGCTAACTCGTGTGCCAACCCCATCCTTTACGCGTTCCTGTCGGAGAACTTCAAGAAGAGCTTCCAGAACGTTCTGTGTCGGAAGAAGGTGGGCGGGCTGGATGTGATTGAGCGCAGCGACAGCAAGCAGGACAAGTCGCGCATGATGAATGACCCCACGGAGACTCAAAGCACGCTGCTCAATGGAGACCTGCAGACCAGCATTTGA